Proteins from one Embleya scabrispora genomic window:
- a CDS encoding amino acid permease → MPASHVAPRSRSGVLRTKPVDAILAESGGGEGEGGLRRSMGLLELTFFSVGATLGTGIFVILAEAVPKAGPAVVISFVLAAVTALFSALSYAELAGTIPVSGSSYSYAYATLGEGIAWVCGWCLLLEYGVSISAVAVGWGQYVNELLDSAFGVSLPDVISQPPGDGGTFNVPAVVVVLLAVVLLVRGVSESAVANTIMVFIKLITLVFFCAIAFTAFKHGNLTPFAPLGAAGISAGASQVFFSYIGFDAASTAGEEAKNPRRDLPLAILISLGIVTIVYVAVALAALGAMPWDQFKGSEATLAQIVTDVTGGSWASTILSAGAIISIASVVLTVLYGQTRILFAMARDGLIPPIFAKVNSRTQSPVANTLITGAWVALLAALVPLGRLTEATSIGTLFAFTLVNIGVIVLRRTRPDLPRGFTSPFFPITPLLGVGFCIYLMARLSGTTWQVFLVWMAAGVAIYFLYGYRHSRWRAEAGAEADR, encoded by the coding sequence TTGCCCGCCAGTCATGTCGCACCCCGGTCGCGCTCGGGCGTGCTGCGGACGAAGCCCGTGGACGCCATCCTCGCGGAGAGCGGCGGCGGCGAGGGGGAGGGCGGTCTGCGGCGCTCCATGGGGCTGCTCGAACTGACCTTCTTCAGCGTCGGCGCGACGCTGGGCACCGGGATCTTCGTGATCCTGGCCGAGGCGGTGCCCAAGGCCGGCCCGGCGGTGGTGATCTCGTTCGTACTCGCCGCGGTCACCGCGCTGTTCTCGGCGCTGTCCTACGCCGAACTGGCCGGGACCATCCCGGTGTCCGGCTCGTCCTACTCCTACGCGTACGCCACGCTCGGCGAGGGCATCGCGTGGGTGTGCGGGTGGTGCCTGCTCCTGGAGTACGGCGTGTCCATCTCCGCCGTCGCGGTCGGCTGGGGGCAGTACGTCAACGAACTGCTCGACTCCGCCTTCGGGGTGAGCCTGCCCGACGTGATCAGCCAACCCCCCGGCGACGGCGGCACGTTCAACGTGCCCGCGGTCGTCGTCGTGCTGCTCGCGGTGGTCCTGCTGGTGCGCGGGGTGTCGGAGAGCGCCGTGGCCAACACGATCATGGTCTTCATCAAGCTGATCACCCTCGTGTTCTTCTGCGCCATCGCGTTCACCGCGTTCAAGCACGGCAACCTGACCCCGTTCGCGCCGCTGGGCGCGGCCGGGATCAGCGCCGGCGCGTCACAGGTGTTCTTCTCCTACATCGGCTTCGACGCCGCCTCCACGGCCGGCGAGGAGGCCAAGAACCCGCGCCGCGACCTGCCGCTCGCGATCCTGATCTCGCTCGGCATCGTCACCATCGTCTATGTCGCGGTCGCCCTCGCCGCGCTCGGCGCCATGCCGTGGGACCAATTCAAGGGCAGCGAGGCGACACTCGCGCAGATCGTCACCGACGTCACGGGCGGCTCGTGGGCGTCGACCATCCTGTCCGCCGGAGCGATCATCTCGATCGCCAGCGTCGTGCTCACCGTGCTCTACGGGCAGACCCGGATCCTGTTCGCGATGGCCCGCGACGGCCTGATCCCGCCGATCTTCGCCAAGGTCAACAGCCGTACGCAGAGCCCGGTGGCCAACACGCTGATCACCGGCGCGTGGGTGGCCCTGCTGGCCGCCCTGGTCCCGCTCGGCCGGCTCACCGAAGCCACCAGCATCGGCACCCTGTTCGCCTTCACCCTGGTCAACATCGGAGTGATCGTGCTCCGCCGCACCCGTCCCGACCTGCCGCGCGGCTTCACCTCGCCGTTCTTCCCGATCACCCCCCTGCTGGGCGTGGGCTTTTGCATCTACCTGATGGCCCGGCTCTCCGGGACCACCTGGCAGGTCTTCCTGGTCTGGATGGCGGCCGGCGTGGCGATCTACTTCCTGTACGGCTACCGCCACTCGCGCTGGCGCGCCGAAGCCGGCGCCGAGGCGGACCGGTGA
- a CDS encoding universal stress protein, whose protein sequence is MSADMRIVVGCRPEPRGQDALALGALLARQAGARVVLAHVRPPAQPGAGVGAVDAEWRAFLREETDRLLDDAERQLRERDPDLPVERAIGDNRGSGRGLARIAEEHGAALVVIGPAPGGRIGRVALGSTADQLLHGSPVPVVLAPRGFAEHPPPRVARCTIAYQRALQSAQVAACGVAFARLLDADARLLTLVLRPVRLYSGKQHQTAEQQVLRAVREQARQDLAAAIADLDGAVDGETVEGDDVRAALDAVTWADDLLICASGTVGPVRRVFVGDVSHKIVRNARTPVMVLPRGVRADAWKAPAPSAP, encoded by the coding sequence GTGAGCGCGGACATGCGGATCGTGGTGGGCTGCCGGCCCGAACCGCGCGGGCAGGACGCGCTCGCGCTGGGCGCGCTGCTCGCCCGCCAGGCGGGTGCCCGCGTCGTGCTCGCGCACGTCCGCCCGCCCGCCCAGCCCGGCGCCGGGGTCGGCGCGGTGGACGCGGAGTGGCGCGCGTTCCTGCGCGAGGAGACCGATCGACTGCTCGACGACGCGGAGCGGCAACTGCGGGAGCGGGACCCGGACCTGCCGGTGGAGCGCGCGATCGGCGACAACCGGGGCAGCGGCCGCGGACTGGCCCGGATCGCCGAGGAGCACGGCGCCGCGCTCGTGGTGATCGGTCCGGCGCCGGGCGGCCGGATCGGCCGGGTCGCGCTCGGCAGCACCGCGGACCAACTCCTGCACGGCTCACCGGTGCCGGTGGTGCTGGCGCCGCGCGGCTTCGCCGAACACCCGCCGCCGCGCGTCGCCCGCTGCACGATCGCCTACCAGCGCGCCCTGCAGTCGGCCCAAGTGGCGGCCTGCGGCGTCGCGTTCGCCCGTCTCCTGGATGCCGACGCGCGGCTGCTCACGCTGGTGTTGCGACCGGTCCGGCTCTACTCGGGCAAGCAGCACCAGACGGCCGAGCAGCAGGTGTTGCGCGCCGTGCGCGAGCAGGCCCGGCAGGACCTCGCGGCGGCGATCGCCGACCTCGACGGGGCGGTCGACGGCGAAACGGTCGAGGGCGACGACGTACGTGCCGCGCTCGACGCCGTCACCTGGGCCGACGACCTGCTGATCTGCGCCTCCGGCACGGTCGGCCCGGTCAGGCGGGTGTTCGTCGGCGACGTTTCGCACAAGATCGTCCGCAACGCCCGCACCCCGGTCATGGTCCTCCCGCGCGGCGTCCGGGCCGACGCCTGGAAGGCACCCGCCCCGTCCGCGCCCTGA
- a CDS encoding MBL fold metallo-hydrolase: MAGHVFSSLAPAAFGARPAGKRLERVRRSPHFRDGAFRNPVPTRRGSPGALGKMMRAQRAASGLRRPAGAIPLVTASAADFAKAPVTGLRASWLGHATVFVEIDGVRVLFDPVWSTRCSPSAAFGPARLHAVPVRFADLPDPDVVVVSHDHYDHLDLATIVALARRERVLFVAPLGIGAHLERWGVAQDRITELDWHESAEVAGLTFTATPARHYCNRGARVLGTVLWASWVVAGPRHRVFHSGDSGYFPGFADIGREHGPFDLTMIQAGAYAEAWPEVHLHPEGAVQAHADLGGGLMLPVHWGTFDLAPHAWEEPAERSVAAARALGTGLVVPRPGALFEPALVDGAEVEPWWREVSAAPERWASTAPAERAAVEPVGIPAVSSGSAVPAG, translated from the coding sequence GTGGCCGGGCACGTCTTCTCGTCATTGGCTCCCGCGGCGTTCGGCGCCAGACCCGCCGGCAAGCGCCTGGAACGTGTCCGCAGGTCGCCGCACTTCCGCGACGGCGCGTTCCGAAATCCCGTGCCGACCCGCCGCGGCAGTCCGGGCGCGCTCGGCAAGATGATGCGCGCGCAGCGGGCCGCGTCCGGACTGCGTCGACCGGCCGGGGCGATTCCCCTGGTCACCGCGTCGGCGGCGGACTTCGCGAAGGCACCGGTGACCGGGCTGCGGGCGTCGTGGCTGGGGCATGCGACCGTCTTCGTGGAGATCGACGGGGTGCGGGTCCTGTTCGACCCGGTGTGGAGCACCCGATGTTCGCCGTCGGCGGCGTTCGGCCCGGCTCGGCTGCACGCGGTGCCGGTGCGCTTCGCCGATCTGCCCGACCCCGACGTCGTGGTCGTCTCACACGACCATTACGACCATCTGGATCTGGCCACGATCGTGGCGCTGGCCCGGCGTGAGCGGGTGCTGTTCGTGGCGCCGTTGGGGATCGGCGCGCATCTGGAGCGGTGGGGCGTCGCGCAGGACCGGATCACCGAGTTGGACTGGCACGAGTCGGCCGAGGTCGCCGGGCTCACCTTCACCGCGACGCCCGCGCGGCACTACTGCAATCGAGGCGCGCGGGTGCTCGGCACCGTGTTGTGGGCGTCGTGGGTGGTCGCCGGGCCCCGACACCGGGTGTTCCACAGCGGGGACAGCGGCTACTTTCCGGGCTTCGCCGACATCGGCCGCGAGCATGGGCCGTTCGACCTGACCATGATTCAGGCCGGGGCGTACGCGGAGGCGTGGCCCGAGGTGCATCTGCACCCGGAGGGCGCGGTGCAGGCGCACGCGGATCTGGGCGGCGGGCTGATGTTGCCCGTGCACTGGGGCACGTTCGATCTGGCGCCGCACGCGTGGGAGGAGCCGGCCGAGCGGTCGGTGGCGGCGGCTCGGGCGCTGGGCACCGGGCTTGTGGTCCCTCGGCCCGGCGCGCTGTTCGAACCGGCCCTGGTGGACGGGGCCGAGGTGGAGCCGTGGTGGCGCGAGGTGTCGGCGGCGCCGGAGCGCTGGGCGTCGACGGCGCCGGCCGAGCGGGCGGCGGTGGAGCCGGTGGGAATTCCGGCGGTGTCGAGCGGGTCTGCGGTGCCGGCGGGCTGA